One stretch of Schizosaccharomyces pombe strain 972h- genome assembly, chromosome: III DNA includes these proteins:
- the epl1 gene encoding NuA4 histone acetyltransferase core complex-Piccolo HAT module linker protein Epl1 gives MSSVSKNARAYRQRKVGIKTVMPIYFERDIPDFDEEASLQRTVPLVESGVEKEEEEEKHLQQVINEAHEAIVRGSEKKLIIPTREAKNIGIIDKYYKKNFILPKTLIRFSLTVEECTNPEYCMDEHDTEYFLKLKQAQPSLSKFSELDFEIVMQTFEEEINQNQPFLSMDTSQILPLSELITSFELKDVLYLKPLASQVYPYWRERRISKGGLPIMAKAQVGDDKDDDDPYVCFRRREIRQARKTRRSDAQSYDRLRRLRQSMETSLQLLEQVYKREQKKLQALEDDYAIFQKRCLVKKLKRTLNIKDSDELLINPKRRPIEVKPAAPVPTPAPPVKTSPHPASYRPQPTRNVEVRPLLMLDDVQSAQITQFQIRLQQRLTKKEQLDRNWVDLLETPSTVIHTNYPDSFYRNIIPYYSGKETKQSHNQLSIPSSTPSTPLSDNGPTYSTPHSSLSNFNTCDSLSFSSNNSLYGYSTLLHPRNPICVRQRIGRGGRLMLDRTRALPVHRLSKPKSRVEDRWLFDIPFDADDTIILDDESDASIMFRASLLNDDMGTQS, from the exons ATGAGTTCCGTCTCCAAAAATGCTAGGGCATATCGTCAACGGAAGGTCGGTATTAAAACCGTTATGCCGATTTATTTCGAACGTGATATACCTGActttgatgaagaagcttCACTTCAGCGGACAGTTCCCTTGGTGGAATCTGgtgttgaaaaagaagaggaagag GAAAAACATTTGCAACAAGTCATCAATGAAGCCCATGAGGCCATTGTGCGTGGATCTGAAAAAAAGCTTATTATCCCTACACGGGAGGCTAAAAATATAGGTATAATTGAcaaatattacaaaaagaatttcattCTTCCTAAGACATTAATTCGGTTTTCTCTCACTGTGGAAGAATGTACAAACCCAGAATATTGCATGGATGAACATGATACGGAATATTTTCTGAAGTTGAAACAGGCTCAACCTTctctttccaaattttctgaattagattttgaaattgtcATGCAGACGTTTGAAGAGgaaattaatcaaaatcAGCCTTTTTTGAGCATGGATACCTCTCAAATATTGCCTTTGTCTGAGCTCATCACCTCCTTCGAGTTAAAAGATGTACTGTACTTGAAACCACTAGCTAGTCAAGTATACCCTTATTGGCGTGAGCGTCGTATCAGTAAGGGTGGTCTTCCAATTATGGCTAAAGCACAAGTTGGCGATGATAAGGATGATGATGATCCATATGTTTGTTTTCGTCGTCGTGAAATTCGACAGGCTCGCAAAACTCGTCGGTCGGACGCTCAGTCTTATGATCGCTTACGGAGGTTACGACAAAGCATGGAGACAAGTCTTCAGTTACTGGAACAAGTGTACAAACGTGAGCAAAAGAAGCTGCAAGCGCTTGAAGACGACTATGCTATTTTCCAGAAGCGCTGTCTTGTCAAAAAGCTTAAACGTACtctaaatataaaagacAGTGATGAACTTTTAATCAATCCTAAACGACGTCCTATTGAGGTAAAGCCCGCCGCCCCTGTACCTACTCCAGCTCCACCTGTAAAAACTTCTCCTCACCCTGCTTCCTATCGCCCACAACCTACGCGAAATGTCGAAGTTCGACCGTTATTAATGCTTGATGATGTTCAATCAGCCCAAATTACACAATTTCAGATTCGTCTTCAGCAACGTCTTACCAAGAAGGAACAGCTCGATCGTAATTGGGTTGACCTTTTGGAGACGCCTAGTACCGTTATTCATACTAATTATCCCGATTCGTTTTACCGAAACATTATTCCATATTATTCAGGAAAAGAAACGAAACAATCCCATAATCAACTGAGTATTCCTTCCTCAACCCCTTCGACTCCATTATCTGATAATGGACCCACCTACTCTACACCTCACTCTTCCCTATCTAATTTTAATACGTGCGATTCACTTTCATTCTCTTCAAATAACTCTTTATACGGCTATAGCACTTTATTACATCCCAGAAATCCCATCTGCGTTCGACAACGAATAGGACGTGGAGGGCGTTTGATGTTGGATCGCACTCGTGCATTGCCAGTACATCGGTTGAGTAAACCAAAATCTCGTGTTGAAGATCGATGGCTTTTTGACATTCCCTTTGATGCCGATGACACAATTATACTCGATGATGAATCTGATGCTTCTATAATGTTTCGAGCTAGCTTGCTAAACGATGATATGGGTACTCAGTCATAA
- the cnb1 gene encoding calcineurin regulatory subunit B, producing the protein MGQSQSQIFEDLISNSSFSNEEIERIRKRFIKIDANQSGSIDRNEFLSIPSVASNPLASRLFSVVDEDGGGDVDFQEFINSLSVFSVHGNKEEKLKFAFKIYDIDRDGYISNGELYLVLKMMVGTNLREDQLQQIVDKTIMEVDKDRDGKISFEEFKDIVSGSNVTSSMTLDSF; encoded by the exons ATGGGTCAGTCGCAGTCGCAAATCTTTGAGGACTTGATCTCAAATTCATCCT TTTCCAATGAGGAGATAGAAAGAATTCGCAAGcgttttattaaaatagaTGCTAACCAATCTGGCTCTATTGACCGAAACGAATTTTTGTCGATTCCCAGTGTAGCTTCTAACCCACTTGCTTCCAGACTGTTTTCAGTTGTAGACGAAGACGGTGGAGGAGATGTGGACTTTCaagaatttattaatagCCTTTCTGTATTTTCAGTGCATGGCAATAAAGAGGAAAAGCTGAAGT TTGCCTTCAAGATTTATGATATTGACCGTGATGGTTATATTTCAAACGGAGAACTTTATCTAGTTCTGAAAATGATGGTTGGCACGAATCTTCGGGAAGATCAATTGCAGCAG ATTGTTGACAAAACCATTATGGAAGTTGATAAGGATCGCGATGGAAAAATTAGCTTTGAAGAGTTCAAAGATATTGTCAGCGGTTCCAACGTTACTAGTAGCATGACACTCGATTCTTTTTGA
- the psi1 gene encoding DNAJ domain-containing protein Psi1: MVADTKLYDCLEVRPEASEAELKKAYRKLALKYHPDKNPNGEKKFKEISLAYEVLSDPQRRKLYDQYGITEGNAAPPPPGAEGGPGAGFGGFPGAGPGGARTFHFNMGGPGGAQFFSASDPNDIFERVFGHAFAGGGGMGGGMGGMGGMDDDMDMDGGFGTRTRGGGMPGGFANMFGGGGAGPHARRSHPSFGGSRPSQPPAQNEVITRPLNVSLEDLFTGCTKKMKISRHIIDASGQSVKADRILEIKVKPGWKAGTKIKFAGEGDEKPDGTVQDIQFVLAEKPHPVFTRSGDDLRMQVELSLKEALLGFSKQISTIDGKKLKVSSSLPTQPGYEITYPGFGMPLPKNPSQRGNMIIECKVKFPTELTPAQKTAAEAF, from the coding sequence ATGGTAGCAGATACCAAATTATACGATTGTTTGGAGGTCCGCCCCGAGGCCTCTGAGGCAGAGTTAAAGAAGGCATATCGAAAACTTGCACTTAAATACCATCCAGACAAAAATCCTAATGGTgagaagaaatttaaagaaatttctcTTGCTTACGAAGTATTGAGCGATCCCCAGCGCCGTAAGCTTTATGACCAATACGGTATCACAGAAGGGAATGCTGCTCCACCACCACCGGGTGCTGAAGGTGGCCCTGGTGCAGGCTTTGGCGGCTTCCCAGGCGCCGGACCTGGTGGAGCTCGAACATTCCACTTTAATATGGGTGGCCCAGGTGGAGCTCAATTTTTCAGTGCCAGTGATCCGAACgacatttttgaaagagtATTTGGTCATGCCTTTGCTGGCGGTGGAGGCATGGGCGGAGGAATGGGTGGAATGGGTGGTATGGACGATGATATGGACATGGATGGAGGTTTTGGTACGCGGACTCGTGGAGGTGGTATGCCTGGCGGATTCGCTAATATGTTTGGCGGTGGTGGAGCAGGTCCTCACGCCAGACGTAGCCATCCATCTTTTGGTGGATCCCGTCCTAGTCAACCCCCCGCTCAAAACGAGGTTATCACTCGACCCCTTAACGTGAGCCTGGAGGATCTATTTACCGGATGTACcaagaagatgaaaatatCTAGACACATAATTGATGCTTCTGGTCAATCGGTGAAAGCGGACCGAATTTTGGAGATCAAAGTAAAGCCTGGATGGAAAGCTGGCACTAAAATCAAGTTTGCTGGTGAGGGTGATGAGAAACCGGACGGAACTGTTCAAGACATTCAGTTCGTGCTAGCTGAAAAACCTCATCCTGTTTTCACACGCTCTGGTGATGATCTCCGTATGCAAGTAGAGCTATCCTTGAAGGAAGCACTTCTGGGCTTTTCAAAGCAAATTTCAACTATTGATGGAAAGAAGCTTAAAGTATCTTCGTCTTTACCAACTCAACCTGGTTATGAAATTACGTATCCTGGATTCGGTATGCCCTTGCCAAAGAATCCTTCTCAACGTGGTAATATGATCATTGAGTGCAAGGTTAAATTTCCTACCGAACTTACGCCTGCTCAAAAGACTGCTGCAGAAGCCTTTTAA
- the yop1 gene encoding ER membrane protein DP1/Yop1: protein MSFQVRVKQNMQDLDNRLAAFPQLNSLEKNFGVSKLYVFLTAAGIYALFLFLNWGGFLLTNLLAFAMPAFFSINAIETTNKADDTQWLTYYLVTSFLNVIEYWSQLILYYVPVYWLLKAIFLIWLALPKFNGATIIYRHLIRPYITPHVIRICKSVSRQNAAPAPTASSFAHTTATDIPPSI from the exons ATGTCTTTTCAAGTTCGTGTTAAGCAGAATATGCAAGATTTGGATAACAGG tTGGCAGCCTTTCCTCAACTCAAcagtttggaaaaaaattttggtgtTAGCAAGCTTTATGTTTTTCTTACTGCAGCTGGTATATATGCCTTGTTCCTTTTCTTGAACTGGGGTGGATTTTTACTGACCAACCTTCTGGCATTCGCGATGCCTGCCTTCTTTAGTATCAATGCTATTGAAACTACTAACAAGGCCGATGACACTCAATGGTTGACCTATTATTTGGTAACTTCATTCCTCAACGTTATTGAGTACTGGTCTCAGCTAATCCTTTACTATGTCC cTGTGTATTGGTTACTCAAGGCTATTTTCTTGATTTGGCTTGCTTTGCCTAAATTCAACGGTGCTACCATTATCTACAGACACTTGATCCGTCCCTATATCACTCCTCATGTGATCCGTATTTGCAAAAGCGTTTCTCGTCAAAATGCCGCTCCTGCGCCCACAGCCTCTTCTTTTGCACATACTACCGCTACTGACATTCCACCCTCTATCTAG
- the pop5 gene encoding Rnase P/MRP subunit Pop5 — protein MVRFKSRYLLFEVLYPEAKEFFDYPTIPSDSSITTSSLSKIIRTMVAENFGDVGIGKVASSLTVKYFSPNTSTGILRVSRQHFRLAWAALVLIRELYGKPVIIRVVRVSGTIKKAELAAIERNKSEIHNISLMDEPIEV, from the coding sequence ATGGTTCGCTTCAAATCCcgatatttactttttgaagTATTATATCCTGAAGCAAAAGAGTTTTTTGACTATCCTACTATCCCTTCTGATAGTTCTATAACTACGTCTAGTCTTTCtaaaataattagaacCATGGTTGCAGAAAATTTCGGTGATGTTGGTATTGGAAAGGTTGCATCTAGTCTAactgtaaaatatttttcacCTAATACATCTACTGGCATTCTGCGGGTCTCAAGACAGCATTTTCGTTTGGCATGGGCCGCATTAGTTTTAATAAGGGAATTATATGGCAAGCCTGTAATAATTCGCGTGGTTCGTGTATCTGgtacaataaaaaaggcAGAATTAGCTGCCATTGAACGAAATAAATCAGAAATTCATAACATCTCTCTGATGGATGAACCTATTGAAGTTTAA
- the ham1 gene encoding nucleoside triphosphatase Ham1: MTILQSILFVTGNKHKLADVKNILGDRFEIKNHDYDLPEIQGSVKEVVLEKCKAAAEIVKGPVLVEDTWLGYKAMNGLPGPYVKWFLNSVGPDGLYRMVSAFDTKEAQAGCTFGYTKGPGKPIHLFEGILDGQVVPPRGSNGFGWNSIFQPNGHKHTYAEMTDEERNSCSHRYLAAMKLRDFLESEKN; encoded by the exons ATGACAA TACTACAGTCTATTTTATTCGTCACAGGAAATAAACATAAACTGGCAGATGTAAAGAATATCCTTGGTGACCGAtttgaaatcaaaaacCATGATTACGATT TACCGGAAATCCAAGGAAGCGTCAAGGAAGttgttttagaaaaatgTAAAGCTGCCGCTGAAATT GTTAAAGGACCTGTTTTAGTCGAGGACACATGGCTAGGCTATAAGGCAATGAATGGACTCCCTGGTCCTTATGT GAAATGGTTTTTGAATAGTGTGGGTCCTGATG GACTTTATCGCATGGTCAGTGCATTTGATACGAAAGAAGCACAAGCTGGGTGTACCTTTGGATACACTAAGGGCCCTGGAAAACCTATCCACTTATTTGAGGGTATCCTGGATGGCCAAGTTGTACCTCCTAGAGGAAGCAATGGTTTTGGATGGAACTCTATTTTCCAG CCTAATGGACATAAGCATACCTATGCTGAGATGACTGACGAGGAGAGAAATTCATGCAGTCATAGATACTTGGCTGCTATGAAACTCCGTGACTTTTTGGAATCGGAAAAAAactaa
- the fap7 gene encoding nucleoside-triphosphatase, which produces MGNEERELPNIIICGTPGTGKTTLAEQVAETTELENICIGDVVKENHLHFGFDEKWKTYDVDEDKVLDYLEPKLLKGGCIIDWHTCGLFSEELIDLVVVLRTDHSKLWERLESRGYSLEKIQENNEAEIMQICLEEARESFDPKIVVELPSESIEEMESNLSRITQWVTNWKKNH; this is translated from the exons ATGGGTAATGAAGAAAGAGAGCTTCCGAATATTATAATCTGTGGTACACCTGG TACTGGAAAAACAACACTAGCAGAACAAGTGGCAGAAACCACCGAACTGGAAAATATATGCATTGGCGATGTTGTTAAAGAGAACCATTTACACTTTGGATTTGATGAGAAATGGAAAACCTATGATGTTGACGAGGATAAGGTGCTAGATTATCTTGAGCCGAAATTGTTGAAAGGAGGGTGCATCATTGACTGGCATACCTGTGGCCTTTTTTCGGAGGAGCTAATTGATCTCGTAGTCGTTTTGCGCACCGATCATTCGAAGCTTTGGGAAAGACTGGAATCTAGGGGATATTCTCTTGAAAAGATTCAGGAGAACAACGAAGCTGAAATAATGCAAATTTGTTTGGAAGAAGCAAGAGAGAGTTTTGACCCCAAGATTGTAGTAGAGCTTCCTAGTGAATCtattgaagaaatggaaTCTAATTTATCGAGAATTACTCAATGGGTTACAAactggaaaaaaaatcattga
- the ckk2 gene encoding calcium/calmodulin-dependent (CaMKK) protein kinase kinase Ckk2/Ppk34, with the protein MSLPLPSFLSSNNYNSSETSLLTEGPESDEEDEGPLLKQYRLKNMLGYGACSTVYLAVDVSTNIEYAIKEFKKTSLRRREKFRLMQLEKELGSFNDMDSSTIEDQIRNQEKKDPYYYIRKELDVLKVLDHENVVKLYQVINSDYKDSLCMVLNYCPGGKLASVDHGISFDPMPLETCRKSFRQLVLAVNYIHGKGVIHRDIKPDNILFKENNNLCVIDFGLAEFLPKDGFVKPASGTPAFMAPELFDNELKKIKGKPLDIWSMGVTLYVIAFAEFPFNGSTILDMINVIKGKSLMIPAYCNSDLRKLLERCLEKNPEKRITIEELLRDPFLTERGKHHLTSSSIVTAFSSIWEI; encoded by the exons ATGTCTCTTCCTCTCCCTAGTTTTTTAAGCAgtaataattataattCTTCGGAAACGAGCTTGCTCACAGAAGGCCCTGAAAGTGATGAAGAGGACGAGGGTCCTCTGCTGAAGCAATACCGCCTCAAAAATATGTTAGGTTATGGTGCGTGCAGCACGGTCTACCTAGCGGTCGATGTTTCTACTAACATTGAATAT GCTatcaaagaatttaaaaagacaAGTCTTAGGAGGAGAGAGAAGTTCCGGCTCATGCAATTGGAAAAAGAGCTGGGTTCTTTTAACGACATGGACTCATCAACAATCGAGGACCAAATTCGTAATCAGGAGAAAAAGGACCcatattattatattcGAAAAGAATTAGATGTGCTTAAAGTATTGGATCATGAGAATGTAGTAAAACTTTATCAAGTTATCAACAGTGACTATAAAGATTCGCTGTGTATGG TCCTCAACTACTGTCCTGGTGGAAAGTTGGCATCAGTAGACCATGGAATTTCCTTTGATCCAATGCCTCTGGAAACTTGCAGAAAGAGCTTTCGCCAACTTGTTTTAGCAGTTAATTACA TTCATGGAAAAGGAGTTATTCACCGAGATATTAAACCGgataatattttgtttaaggAAAACAATAACCTATGTGTTATTGATTTTGGACTAGCAGAGTTTTTACCAAAGGATGGATTTGTAAAACCCGCATCTGGCACCCCAGCTTTTATGGCTCCT GAACTCTTCGATAATGagctgaaaaaaattaagggTAAACCTTTGGATATATGGTCTATGGGGGTGACCTTGTATGTAATAGCTTTTGCTGAGTTTCCATTTAATGGGAGCACCATTCTGGATATGATAAATGTAATAAAGGGAAAAAG TTTGATGATCCCTGCCTATTGCAATTCCGATTTACGGAAGCTACTTGAGAGATGTCTTGAGAAAAATCCAGAAAAACGAATTACTATTGAAGAATTGCTCAGGGACCCCTTTCTCACAGAGCGTGGTAAACATCATTTAACGTCTTCTTCTATCGTAACAGCATTCTCTTCCATATGGGAGATATAG
- the pbn1 gene encoding GPI synthesis protein pig-X, translating to MDLQRTNQDTGTTTLFKVVISNTVNYLPKGVWILRNNTIDSLSIAKQFREIKNNINISHLSRENYWVETPFGKVFHSEVVSEEFMQIFIDKGNKALNNEEMIFACMSEKGWNVSLETVPNLDIPVGSYETQLGLPVGLHPKLHVHLKNLHKPEDECSLQGFMYIPPTLFIDRYELSNIAEMHADNLGHVLGIWGETDLEAPSYKLNGTGSFFWFDIYTDDGLLQKDYIDTIIPLHTRYQSPLKGQTYLKTSLTNPKFFWNCDTEDKVNDFRFLFSSKNKYTLQNDPTTLSISIPIADLSYKHVVEWVTNGVAIFSFFYLLLYLWKRFRYAKD from the exons ATGGATTTACAAAGAACAAATCAAGATACTGGAACAACAACATTGTTTAAAGTTGTTATTTCCAACACAGTAAATTATTTGCCCAAGGGTGTTTGGATTCTAAGAAACAATACAATAGATTCTTT GTCTATCGCCAAACAGTTTAGGGAGatcaaaaacaatattaatATATCGCATCTTTCGAGAGAG AATTATTGGGTTGAAACCCCTTTTGGAAAGGTTTTCCATTCAGAAGTAGTATCTGAAGAATTTATGCAGATATTTATTGACAAAGGAAATAAAGCTTTAAACAATGAAGAAATGATTTTTGCTTGTATGAGTGAAAAGGGATGGAATGTGTCTTTGGAAACTGTTCCAAATTTAGATATACCAGTGGGTAGTTATGAGACACAGCTCGGTTTGCCGGTAGGTCTACATCCCAAATTGCATgttcatttgaaaaatctgCATAAACCTGAAGACGAATGCTCTTTGCAGGGGTTCATGTACATACCACCTACATTGTTTATTGACAGGTACGAGCTATCTAATATTGCGGAAATGCATGCCGACAATTTAGGGCATGTTTTAGGAATTTGGGGTGAGACCGACTTGGAAGCACCTAGTTACAAATTAAATGGTACTGGGTCTTTTTTCTGGTTTGACATATATACGGACGATGGTTTGTTGCAAAAAGACTATATAGACACTATCATTCCCTTACACACACGTTATCAAAGCCCTCTCAAAGGACAAACATACTTAAAAACATCATTAACAAATCCCAAGTTTTTCTGGAATTGTGACACTGAAGACAAAGTAAATGATTTCAGATTTCTGTTTTCCAGTAAGAACAAATATACCTTACAAAACGATCCAACAACCTTAAGCATATCTATTCCAATAGCCGATTTATCCTATAAACATGTCGTAGAATGGGTGACTAATGGAGTCGCGattttttcgttcttcTACCTATTGCTATATTTGTGGAAAAGGTTCCGTTACGCAAAGGATTAA
- the amk2 gene encoding serine/threonine protein kinase AMPK (beta) regulatory subunit Amk2, translating into MGNVQSQEGETRAHAVPSQDATTTPDNANNVPKEPRAQSMISIAADDLNQEGEMSDDNQQEGGNNRTSQNGTSGSSGHTKRRSQTSGKKTHQPYSGPCVPTIIRWRGGGEVVYVTGSFSRWKKKIQLLKSEDYTVLLQLRPGTQRFKFLVDGIWCCSSDFPTATDAEGNLYNYLEVEANEKLGASIDERLSQVHTDLPMEEKSESEQYSTEIPAFLTSNTLQELKLPKPPSLPPHLEKCILNSNTAYKEDQSVLPNPNHVLLNHLAAANTQLGVLALSATTRYHRKYVTTAMFKNFDV; encoded by the exons ATGGGAAATGTTCAATCTCAGGAGG GAGAGACTCGCGCACATGCTGTCCCTTCTCAAGATGCCACAACAACGCCTGACAATGCAAATAACGTTCCAAAAGAACCACGTGCCCAAAGCATGATTAGTATTGCTGCAGATGATTTGAATCAAGAAGGTGAAATGTCGGATGATAATCAGCAGGAAGGCGGTAATAATCGTACTTCCCAAAACGGAACTTCAGGATCGAGTGGTCATACGAAACGCCGTTCTCAAACTTCAGGCAAGAAGACACATCAGCCTTATTCTG GTCCTTGTGTGCCAACCATTATTCGATGGAGAGGAGGCGGTGAAGTTGTTTATGTCACTGGATCGTTTTCTCgttggaagaaaaaaatccaattaCTGAAAAG CGAAGATTACACTGTCCTTTTGCAATTACGTCCTGGAACTCAGCGTTTTAAATTCTTGGTTGATGGTATATGGTGCTGTTCTTCAGATTTTCCAACTGCCACCGATGCGGAAGGCAACCTTTACAACTACCTCGAGGTGGAAGCTAATGAGAAGTTAGGCGCTAGTATTGATGAAAGATTGAGTCAAGTTCATACGGACCTTCCGATGGAGGAAAAGTCTGAATCTGAGCAATATTCTACGGAGATACCAGCTTTTCTTACTAGCAACACCCTTCAAGAGTTGAAGTTGCCAAAGCCCCCTTCTCTACCTCCTCATCTTGAGAAGTGTATCCTTAACTCAAATACTGCCTATAAGGAGGATCAGTCTGTCTTGCCAAATCCTAATCACGTCCTTTTAAACCATTTAGCAGCTGCAAATACCCAGTTAGGCGTTCTCGCTTTAAGTGCTACTACGCGCTATCATCGAAAG TATGTCACTACTGctatgtttaaaaattttgatgtCTAG